The Vibrio tasmaniensis genomic sequence CAACCTACGATAGCTGAGTTACTAAAATAAACTCACGCAAATAGCCAAATAGCCAAATAGCCAAATAGCCGAGTAGATAAATAGACAGCTAATTAAACAGCTAGACCGATAAACAGCTTAGCTAATACAAGAAAAGCTAACCCCTAGATTTGTTTCGCGAACCACAAGGACATCAATGTGAACCTAAGACAGTTGGAAGTCTTCTACGCCATTATGCAGACCGGAACCGTATCTGGAGCCGCGCGCAGCTTGCATGTGTCCCAGCCTAACGTGACTCGTATTCTGGCGCACACTGAGCAACAACTTGGGTTTGGATTGTTCGAACGTGTTAAAGGGCGATTAGTGCCAACGGTAGAGGCGAAAACCTTGCTGCCCGAAGCTGAAAAAGTGTATCAGCAACTGGGTCAATTTCGTTCTTTGACCAACAAAGTCAAGCAAGGCCATCAGCATTTACGTATTGGTGCGCCACCGATTCTGGCGACTAAATTGCTGACTCCGGTAATAGCCCAAATGTCTCGCGAACAAAATGGCAGTAAACAAGCTATCTCTTTTGAGTTGCTGACAGCAAATCGTGATGAACTTTGTGCTGGGCTATTAAAGTATGATCTTGATATTGCCATCGCGTTTGGGGACGAAACACCGCCTGCCATATTAAGTGAAACACTCTTAACTGAATCACTCAAGGTTCTGGTTCCTTCCCACACCGTTGAACAGTTACCTACGGAATTAACCCTTGATGATCTGATCAATTATCCCTTGCCAATCATCGGGCTTGATAGCCGCGATCCATTAGGCCTACTGTTACATCAAAGCCTTATTGCGCGAGATGAGCATTATCACCATCCGATATCTGTGCGCGGATATAGCGCGGCCGCGGAATTGGTGAAGCACCAAGCAGGCTTTGCGATTGTCGATCCGTGGACGGCAGAGCAATATCAAAATGACGACTCGGTTCGCGTATTGCAACTGCAGCCAGCTATTCCATTTTCAGTCTCGACTTTATGTGCTGAACATACGCCTCAGTCTATTTCCGTTAAGCAATTTATCGCTTCATTGAAGAGCCATACTCACCCTATAACTTAAGGTTATAGGCTCGCCATAAATAGGTATTCGGCAGCTTCTAAGTTCTTAATTAAAGTAAATCCATACAAGGATTTATTAATTAGGAATACTCATGTCTATCGCTCAACCTTACCTTCTTTTTCTTGGGGATGTTACCGACCCACTTGCCGCAAAAACAGCTCGCGGTATCCACCAATGGCGACCAGAAATTTGCCTAGGTCAGCTTCGTTTAACAGACGATACCGTTTCATTAGGCTTAACG encodes the following:
- a CDS encoding LysR family transcriptional regulator, with protein sequence MNLRQLEVFYAIMQTGTVSGAARSLHVSQPNVTRILAHTEQQLGFGLFERVKGRLVPTVEAKTLLPEAEKVYQQLGQFRSLTNKVKQGHQHLRIGAPPILATKLLTPVIAQMSREQNGSKQAISFELLTANRDELCAGLLKYDLDIAIAFGDETPPAILSETLLTESLKVLVPSHTVEQLPTELTLDDLINYPLPIIGLDSRDPLGLLLHQSLIARDEHYHHPISVRGYSAAAELVKHQAGFAIVDPWTAEQYQNDDSVRVLQLQPAIPFSVSTLCAEHTPQSISVKQFIASLKSHTHPIT